GTTGAAGGTGAGGATGGCCGCTTCCAGGGCGTTGATGCCTTCGTGGGGAGCCCCGGCGGCGTGGGCGGCCCGTCCGCGAAAGCTTATCTCCATGGCCTCGCGGCTGGTCGAGGTGCCTTCGACCGCGGTCCGGTTGGCCGGGTGGACCATCATCGCGGCGTCCACGTCGATGAAGAAACCCTTGTCGACCAGGACGACCTTGCCGCCGGCGTTGTCGACGGCCCCCTCCTCGGCCGGGCAGCCGACGACCATCACCGCCCCGGGGAGCTCGCCGATGACTGAGGCGACGGCTACTCCGGCCCCGACCGCCGCGGTTCCAATGAGGTTGTGCCCGCAGCCGTGGCCGATCTCCGGCAGAGCGTCGTATTCGGCCAGGATGGCCACCTTGGGGCCCGGCCGTCGGCCGTCCTTGCGGGCCAGGAAGGATGTCTCCAGGCCGCCGATCCCCCGCTCGACGGCGAGGCCGTGCTCCTCCAGGAGACGACTGAGGCGGGCAGCCGCCCTGACCTCCTGCAGGCCCAGTTCCGGTTGGCGATAGATGGCGTCGCTCGTCTCGATGAGGGCCGAGCCGAGTTCGTCGATGGTCCGCCCGACCCGTGTCTTCAGGTCGTCGCCCACGTTGCCCACTCCTTTCGGAAGTTGGATCCAACGGGAGACAGGCCCAGGATAACCGGGCCCGCTTCGGGTGATTCAGCCTCCCGGCGGCCATCGAGAGTGTCGGCTGCCAGTCCCGGATCCTAACGAAGCCAGAGGCCGGTGTAGGCCTGGATGATGACCCGGCCCCAGAGGAAACTGATGATCGTCCCGAGGGCCAGGAAGGGGCCGAAGGGGATGGCGTCGCGACGCCCCCTGACCCGGGTGACGATCAGGGCCAGCCCGATGACCGCCCCGATGACGAAGCCGAGCAGGATCCCGAACAGGCCGGGGAGCCAACCGAGCAGCGCCCCGATGGCCGCCCCCAGCTTGACGTCACCACCGCCCATCCCACCGTGGCTGACCAGCCCGATGACCAGAAGAAAGCCGCCGCCGACGATGGCCCCCAGGAGCGAGGCCCAGAGGCCGGGCAGTCCCGCCCCGGCTTGGCCGACCAGGCCGAAGAGGCCGAGGACAAGACCGATCCCGACGCCGGTGAAGGTCAACTGGTTCGGGATGCGCTGGTGTTCCAAGTCGACCGCGGCCACGGCGAGCATCAGGCTGACGATGACCAGACCGGCGGCCAACCCGGGCGTCGGGCCACGGACGACAAAGACCAGGGTGAACAGCGCCCCAGTGGCCAGTTCAACCAACGGGTAGCGGGCCGAGATAGGGGCGCGGCAGTATCGGCAGCGCCCTCCGAGGGTCAGATAGCTGATGACCGGTACCAGGTCCCACGGGCGGAGCCGTTCGCCGCAGGCCGGACAGTGTGACGGCGGCAAGACCACCGATTCCCCCCTGGGCAAACGGTAGGCCAGCACGTTCAGAAAGCTGCCGACCACCAGACCCAGGATGAAGACCAACACCCCCACCGTCGCCAACCAGTCCAGCTCCTTCCGGCGGGCCTTGAACCAGGCCCTAGACTCATCAATACCTTCCATTCCGCGGACTGGTTTTCCTCCCCAAAATCGAAAGCCCCGGCCGTTTGGCCGAGGCCACTATCGACTCTTGTCGTTTTCATCGCGGGAGTGGTGCCTGGGTCACCGGCTGGGTGACCGGCTCAGCCACCGCCTGGGCGACCGCCTCAGCCACCGCCTGGGCGACCGCCTCGGATTCCCCGGCGGTTCGGCCATCTTGGAGCCCTTCCCCGTGGAAATAGAGCTTGATGTCGATCTTGTTGTCCCGACGCTGAAAACTGATATCGTAGAGGTGATACTCGGCCATCTTCGGGTTGACCCGACGGATGTCGCGAACGATTCCCCGGAGCACGCTCAGGAGGCGCTGCGGGCTGCGCGGTCCGAGGACCGCGGCGGCGGGTATCAACCGATTGACCGTGAAGAGATCGCCGCCCATGGGCTCACCGGTCGCTGCTTGCGCCTCCCCGGCGCCCCTTCGAACACTGTATCATGCGTAGCGACCGATTACAGTATACGCATTGACGCCGCTTTCTATCCGGTCGGGCGGCCGCCGTCGCCAGGCGGCGCCTACTAATCGGGCCGCTTCAGGCGCATCGCCGCCAGGGTGGCCCGCTCGATCATCCTGACACAGCGCGTCCAGACGAACTCCTTCCGGCTGAGGGGCGTCACCAGAATGGTGTAAAGCCCGACTCGGTTGGCCCCCAAGACGTCGGTGAAGATCTGGTCTCCGATGACGGCGGTCTCGGCCGGCCCGGTCCCCATGGCCCGTAGGGCGCGCAAGAAACCGCCCCGCCGCGGCTTGCCGCAGTCCGGCAGGGCCGGCACCCCGAGGGCGTCGGCGAACCGTGCGCAGCGAGCGGGCAAGGCGTTTGAGACGATGCAGAGCTTGAACCCCCTGGCCTTGAGACCGGCGAAGAAGCCCACCAAACGCTCGTCCGGCTGAGCTTCCCGCCACGGGACGATGGTGTTGTCGAGATCGAAGACCAGCCCGCGGATGCCGTTGCCCCAAAGGAGCTCGTAATTGACGTCATAGATGGTCGGGGCCAGCTGTCCCGGCCGAAGCTTGCTGCTCATGGGCCTATTATACCATGGAGGCCGCGGTCCCGGCCTCGGTCACTGGGTCAGGAGCCCAAGAATGCGCTCCAGGGCCCGTTTCTCGATGCGCGACACATAGGAGCGGGAGATCCCCAGGAGCCAGGCGATCTCTCGCTGGGTCTTGCGCTCCCGCGTCGAGCCCAACCCGTAGCGCAACTGGAGGACCTCTCGCTCCTTCCCCTCCAATGAGCCGAGCTTCTCCCGTAATCGGGCCTCTTCGAACTTGCCCTCGACCTGGTCGGGAACCACGTCGGGGTTGTCGGCCCCGAGGACGTCGAGGAGAGTGATCTCATTACCCTCCCGGTCCACCCCGATCGGGTCGTACAGCGAGACCTCAGCCCTCACCCGCTTGGCCGATCGCAGGTACATCAGGATCTCGTTTTCGATGCACCGCGCGGCGTAGGTGGCCAGCCGGGTGCCCTTCTCTGGGTTGAAAGTCTTGATCCCCTTGATCAGCCCGATGGTCCCAATCGAGATCAGATCATCGATGTCCTCCCCGGTGTTGTCGAACTTCTTGACCACGTGGGCCACCAATCGCAGGTTCCGCTCGACCAGCACGTCCCGGGCAGTCTGGTCACCGCCGGCCAACCGCTTCAGGTACTTGGCCTCATCGGCCTCAGACAGCGGTTGAGGGAACGTGTTGGAGCCGGAGATGTGCCCGGTCATCAGCAGGAAGGCCTGTAGGATGGTCGCTCCCAGGGCGGCAAGGACACTCAACAACGAGACCCACCTCCGCCTCGAAGGGGGCCCGCCGGCGTTTGTTGCGCCGCGAGCCCCCGAATGAGAGGCATTATTGAGATTATGCGGGAGGGGGGTCGGCTGTGCCTGGCAACGAAAGGATTCCTGAAGGACTTCCTCCGAGCTTGGCGAAGCGATGAACGGGAGGCGAGGCGATGAGCGAGAGCCCCAAGAAAGCCCGCTGCGCGGTGTGCACAGTTCACGTCTGTCGTGAGGAAGCCCCCGAAAAGATCCCCGGGAACTGCCCGAGTGTCCAGAGCCCGGAAGTGATGCGGGCGGCGAGGGCGGCCTACGATGACCAGACCATGGGGCGCATCGCCAGGGCCGCCGCCCTCACCGAGAGCGCCGGCTACATGAAGTGGACCCGGGTCGAGGAAATTATGGAGTTCTCCAAGCGGATGGGTTACGCCCGTCTGGGGATCGCCTTCTGCATCGGACTATCCGACGAGGCCAGGGCCCTCCACAAGGTATTCGAGGACAACGGCTTTGAGGCCGTCTCGGTCATCTGCAAGACTGGCGGCCGACCCAAGGAGGACCTCGGGCTCGCCGACGCCGACAAAGTGCGGCCCGGCGGCTTCGAGGCGATGTGCAACCCGGCCGCCCAGGCGATGCTGCTCAATGCGGAGGAGACCGAGCTCAACGTCCTGGTCGGCCTGTGTGTCGGCCACGACTCGACCTTCATCAAGTTCTCCGAGGCACCGGTCACGGTGGCCGTGGTCAAGGACCGGGTCCTGGCCCACAACCCCGCGGCCGTCCTAAACTGTCGCTACTACCGTCAACGACTGAAGGAACACCATCGTTAGGGGTCAGGCTCCCAGCCCCGGGTCTCCGGGTCTCCGGGTCTCAGGGTCTCCGGGTCTCAGGCTAAACGGCCGCCAGGCTGTCGGCCCCTGGCCTCGTGGGCCAGGACCTGGTGGTAGGCCGTCGCGCCGGTGAAAAGCCAACACTCGACGGCGTTCTTGAGGGCGGGCGCGGTGATCAGGCCGGCGGCTTCCTCGGGTGAGGCCCATCGGATCTCGAGGACCTCCGGGTCGCGGCGGTGATCGAGGATGGGCCCGTCCGTCTCGGCCTGGAAGACGAACAACATGAAGACGGCCGGACCGACGGGTCCCCCATTGGTGCCGTCTTCTCGCCACTCGATGGCGAAGGCCAGAACCTCTGGAATGGCCACGAGGCCGGCCCGCCGGCGCGCCGCCCTAGCCGCCGCCTGCGCGGCCGTCTCCCATTCCTCAGCCTCCACGCACGGCAGCGTCCACCCCGGCACGACCCCGGGGCCCACCCCCCGGAGCCGGACCATGAGGATCTCTCCACTTTGGCTACTGACGATAGCGCCGGCGAGGAGCCGGCGCTCATGGTTTCGAATGGCCATTGCCGGGGCCTCCTCGCGCTTACTCCAGCATATTCAGAGCGGGGCTGGATGTCCCTGGCAAAGGCCACGGAAAGGCGGCTCTTTTGGGCCCGGGTGCACGGGTCGCGAGGAACCGCGAGGAGCTAGGAGATTCTGCCAGCCAGAGCAGATTCCTCTAGATTCGGGATAGGGTGGCGGGGCCCAGGGATTACTAACCCCAGTCGGTTCTTGGAGGCGAGAGGATTTGGGGCACGACGAACACGACCCCGGCAGGGGCGGTAGAGGCTACACGGGATACGGCGGCGTCCAGGGTGACCCAGGCCGCGAGACCGGGCCGAAAAGCGGGTTCACCGGCGGTTACCTCGGGTCCTATGGTTACGGGCCGTGGTACGGTTGGGGCAACGGACCGTGGTATGGTGAAGGACGGCCGGGGATGCCCGGACCGCGCGAACGCCGCGCTGAGCCGGGCCCATGGCGGCGCGGCGAATGGCGGCCCGGCGAGCGCCACGGCGGGCACGCCACCAAGGGCGTGCACCGGGCTGAGATGGGTGGCCGCCAGCGTACGGAGGGCGCCCACCCGGGGACGTACCAGCATCGAGGGCCGTATTACCAAGGGATGCGCCAGCCGGCCAAGCCTGAGGCCACGAGTCCCTGCCCGACCTGCGGACGGGATTGGCCGACCGGCGCGGAACGTGAGGAGAAGAAAGAAGCCCTCGAGCGTTACCTCGAGGGCCTGAAGGACGAGACGCGGGGGGTCAAGCACGAACTCGAACGGCTCGAGTCGATGCACCGGCACTAGATCCGCTCCCTGACCATCCCCTGGAACATCCGGTCGAGCATCCCGGGGGCGAAGACGTTCATCACCTGTAGGAAGCGCGAGTGGGTCACCTCGCGCTTCTCTCGTTCCATGGCCCGGGCGATCTCCTCGGCAAAGCCGGCCCGACCACCGAGCGCGCTCTGGTGGAACTCGGTCTCCACTTCGGGCGGGCCGTGGTTGACCACCCGTACGTAGGGCCTGAGCACCATCACCCCCGTCAAGCAGGAAACTTCTTTTGGTTCACGAAATAGCTTTCAGCCAGGGGGAGTCTGGCCACTTTGGAGGACGCCAGCCGCGGGCGGCCGCTCTTCTCGACCGGCGTCCGCGGCAGGGAGTGGTTGGGGTCATGTCAAGCGACCAGGCCGTCGAAACGGGACCGCGAGTCGGCAGCCCCTTTGCGGTCTTCAAACATTACAACTATCGCCTCTACTGGTCGGGCCAGTTGGTCTCCCACGTCGGGACGTGGATGCAGACGGCCGCCCAGGCCTGGTTGGTCCTTCAGCTGACCGAATCGCCGTTCCTCCTCAGCCTGGTGACCGCCGCGCAGACCCTGCCGATGCTTCTCCTCTCCTTGCCGGCCGGGGCCGTCGCCGACCGCCAGGCGAAGCGCCACATCCTGGTGGTCACTCAGACGACCATGGCCGTCCAAGCCTTACTCTTGGCCTTCCTGGTCTGGAGCGGCTACGTGCGCTACTGGCACATCCTCATCCTGGCCACCATCCTCGGGGTCGCCCGGACCTACGACGTGCCAACCCGGCAGGCCTTCGTCATCGAGATGGTCGGGCGCGAGGATCTGATGTCCGCCTTGGCCATGAATGCGACCATCGTCAACGGGGCCCGCATCTTCGGGCCGGCCCTGGCCGGGCTGGTCATGGCCGGCTGGGGCGCCGGCTGGGCCTTCTTCGTTAACGGGGTCAGCTTCCTGGCCATCATCTACGCTCTTGTGGCCATGCGGCTGCCCCCGCACCAGGCCGAAGCCAAAACCAGGCGCAGCGTCTGGAAGGATTCAATCGACGGTCTGGCTTACGTGACCAGCGAAACCAGAGTCCTCTTGACCTTGCTCCTGCTCGGCTTCATCGGCACCTTCGTCCAGAACTACGACCTGCTGGTACCGGTCCTGGCCAGGAACGCCCTGGGCCAGACGGCCGCGGGTTATGGGTTCATGATGTCGGCCATGGGTGTGGGAGCGGTGACGGCGTCGTTCGCCCTGGCCTCGTCGGGCCGGCGCAAACCCGGCCTGCGTGATCTGCTCGTGACGGCCGGCCTTCTCTCCGCCCTGATGGCCTCGGTGAGCCTGGTCGGCCATTACTGGCTGGCCCTCGTGGGCATGCTCTTGATCGGCGTGCTGAACATGTCCTGTATGGTCTGGACCAACACGTCGGTGCAGTTGGCCGTGCCCGACCATTTGAGGGGCCGGGTGATGGCCATCTACAGCCTCCTTCACACCGGCGTGACCCCCGTCGGTTCGGTCTTCCTCGGGGCGATGATGAGCCACTTCGGACCGCGCGCCGGTTGGGTCTCCGCCGGCGGGATGGGGCTCCTCTCAGTCGCCCTCGTCACCACCCTGGCCGCACTGGCGGGCCTGCTCCGACGCAAGGCGGACGTCGAGGCCAGGGCATGATACCCCGGGAGGGGACCCGTCCTTGACCTCACCATTAATCGCTTTGCGGCACCGCAACTTCAGGCTGTTCTGGTTCGGGCAGATGGTCTCGCTCATCGGCACCTGGATGCAGTCGACCGGTCAGGCTTGGCTGGTCCTCGTCCTCACCGATTCGCCGTTCCTATTGGGCTTGATCACCGCCCTGCAGTGGGCCCCGGTCCTCATCTTCACCCTTCTCGCCGGGGCCCTCGCCGACCGCTTCCCCAAGCGCAATCTTCTCGTGGCCACTCAGGCGAGCCTGATGGTCCTGGCCTTCGTCCTCTCGGCCCTGACCCTGACGAACCACGTCCGCTATTGGCACGTCGCCATCCTGGCCACCCTCCTCGGGGTGGTCAACGCCTTCGATGGTCCCACCCGCCAAGCTTTCGTGGTCGAAATGGTCGGCAAGGACGACCTGATGAACGCCATCGCCCTGAACTCCACGGTCTTCAACATCGCCCGGATCATCGGTCCGGCCGCGGCCGGTCTGGTCACCAAGGAGTTCGGCCCGGGCTGGGCCTTTTTCGCCAATGGAGCCAGTTTCATCGCGGTCATCGCCGCCCTCCTGGCCATGGACACGGAAGGCCGTCGCCGGGTCGAGGTGCCCCATCGGGGGATCGTCGAGGACGTCCGCGAGGGAATCGCCTACATCGCCCGGACCCCGGTGGTCCTGACCATCATCCTCCTCCTCGGCCTCATCTCCACCTTCACCCTGAACTTCAATATCTGGGTGCCCCTCCTGGCCAGGCAGGTCCTCCACGGCGACGCCGGGCTGTACGGCTTCCTGATGTCGGCCATGGGCGCCGGGGCCTTGGTGGGGGCGGTCGCGCTGGCCTTCGTCAGCGGGCGGGGTCCGCAGCGCAGGCTGCTGGCCGCCGGGGCGATCCTCGTCTCGGCGTCCGAGTTGGCTCTCACTGTCGTCCGCCACAACTTCGTCGCCGCCGCCGTCCTCGCTCTGGCCGGATGGTCGATGCTTATCTACACGGCCAACTCCAACATCACCGTGCAAGTCACGGTGCCGGACCACCTTCGCGGGCGGGTGATGAGTGTCTACTTCCTGGTCTTCGCCGGCGTAACACCGTTCGGGGCCATCTTCGCCGGGTCCATCGCCCAGCGTTTCGGGACACCCACGAGCCTGGCCGCCGGTGGCGTCGTCGGACTCCTTAGCACCGCCGTGGTCGGCCTCTGGTGGCGGCGGACCGGCTTGAAACCCCCTGATCGGCCTCGTGAGCACCGCCCAAGGTCGGCGCCTGAGTGCCCTTGACCGGCTACTGCCCCGGTATCCCGCGGACAAGCAGCGGTTGCTTGGTCATCGTCACCCTGTCGACGAGGACCCGGCTATCAGCGACGACCTCCCAGCCCTCTGTCCCGTATGACACGGTCTCGATGCCCTCAGCCTTCTCATAGAGGGCCGGACCTCTTGGCCGCACTTTGAACGTCAAGTCCTCATACCAGGCCGCGCCTACTTTCGGGGGGAGGTCCCCGACGGAGGCGCCGCCTTCGGCCGTATTAACTCTCCGGAACCGGGAAACGGCGGCCGTTGTCGGGTCCTCAATCTCCACCCAATACAGGCGGACGGCGAACGTATAGCCATCCGCGCAGATCTCGGTCAGCTCATTCGGTGGCGGAAGCTCGGCATTGTCACGCAAATCGAGAAAGTCGAACCTGACGAGCTTCGGTCCGCCCCCGGAGAGGGCCGCGGTCTAGTCAGCTCTTGCAGGTTGACAACCAACACCGTCCGTAACCTGGAGGCGGCCATCGCTGACCTGGCAACGACGGACAAGGCGAGAACCGCAAAGGTGCACAGGGCGAGCATTCTCCAGATGCCCGACCTATTTCCAGGAAATCGTACCGCGCCGCACCTCAAGGCAATCCGCCATTTCGGCGGGACACCCATGCCCCGCGTAGCATTCCGGAGATACCCCTTCTGGACTTGGATGCTTTCTCCTGCCAGGCTGCCCAGGGGTGGAAGGCCGGGGTGATGAGGCAGGGGCTATCGAGATTCCAGGAGCGGCAACGCTCGCTCGACGATGCGTCTGAAGACGGGCGCGGCGGCCGTTCCGCCGGCCATTCCCTCCTCGACGAAGATCACCACGACAAGTCTCGGGCTCTGAGCCGGGGCATACCCGGCGAACCAGGCGTGGGCCACGTCCTCGCCCCCCGCGCCTGGTTTTGTTATCTCGGCCGAGCCGGTCTTCCCGGCCACGGCTATCCCCACCGGCTCTGCGCTCTTGCCCGTGCCGTAGGCGACCACGTCGCGAAGCATGCTCCGCAGCCTGGCCGCCGTCAGCCAGGAGAAGACCTGGGTCAAGCGAACGCCCGGCCCACGTTCGGTGGGCACCCCGGCCCCGTCGTCCACTTCCTTGATCAGGCGCAGCTGGGCCATGACCCCGCCGGAGGCCACCGCCGTCAGCATCTGGGCCACCTGGACCGGGGTCACCAGGAGGGCCCCCTGGCCGATGGATAGGTTCGGGTCGTTCGCCGCCTGCTCGACCGGCAGGTTGCCCGACGACTCCTGGCCGAGCGGCAGGCCAAGGGTGGACCCGAAGCCCAGTTTCCTGGCCAGGTCGACCAGTCGGGCCGTGCCGACCCTCTCCCCCACTTCAATGAAGACCGGGTTGCATGAGTAGGCCATGGCCTCGGTGAAGGTCAGACGGCCGTGCCCGCCCTCCTTATAGCAGTGGTAGCGGTGGCCCTGACGGTCGATGTAACCGGGGTCGTCGAAGATGTCACCAGGCCTGACCACTCCGGCCTCCAAGGCCGCCGCGGCGGTGACGATCTTGAAGATCGAACCGGCCGGATAGCCCTTGACCGCCCGGTTGACCAATGGGGAATTGGCCGCATCCAGGTAGCTGGCGACCCGGTTGGGGTCGAAGTCGGGGCGGCTGGCGATGGCCAGGATGTCGCCGTTCTTCGGGTCGGCGACGACGACGGCCCCCCTGGGCACGCCCTCGTCCATGGCCTCCTCGACGATCCGCTGGATCCGGGCGTCGATCGTCGTCGTCAGGCTGTGCTCTCGGCCGCCCGAGCCGTCCCCGCCGTCACTCGATGACTGGACCCGCAGCCCCAAACCGGCGATGGGTCGACGGTTGGCGTCGACGAAGGCCGCCACCGCCTCCGGGCGGCCGCCTCGCAGGTATCGGTCGAACTCCCTTTCCAGCCCGTCCTGCCCGATGTTCTCGACCGGGTTATTGATGTACCCGACCAGATGGTGGGCCAGCGAGCCCGGCCCGTAGCGGACCTTTTCCTCGACTCCGATGAGGCCGGGCAACTCGGCCTGCCTGACCTCATCGAGCTTGGCCGAGGTGAGTCCGGAGGCCAGCACGACCGGCGTCCCGCTGCCCGTCAGCTGTTCGAGGACCTTCATCCGGTCCAGACCGAGGAGGCGGCCGACGGCCGAGGCCGTCCCCGCCTTGTCGGTCACCAGCGTGGGGAAGGCCACGGCGGAAAAACGCCGGGCGGTCCCCGTCAAAGGCATCCCGTTGCGGTCGTAAATCTCCCCGCGGGCCACCTCCAGCGGGAAGCCCTGGGCCCTTTGGGTCATCGCCTGCTGGGCGAGCCACCTGCCGCGCAGGATCTGCCACCTGGCCACCTGGACGAGGAGCAGGCAAAGGCAGACGGAGATGACCCCGAGGATCCTGATCTCCCGGCTTTGGTGCCGGCCCCACGATTGCTCCAATTTGACCCCCGAGCGCTCAGAGCCGGCCCCCGAGGCCGGCCTGGCTGAAAGAGCGCGGTCCGCTCAAGAAAAAGAAGCGGGAACCCCGGCCGCGCCGGTGGTTCCCGCTTAGTGTTTCCCTGCCTTACCAGTCTATGCCATGATGCCCTACCTCGTCCCGACCTCCCAGCTGGTGAGATAGTGCTCCTGCTCGGGGGTCAGCTTTTCGATGGCCATGCCCATGCTCTCCAGCTTCAGCTTGGCGACCAGCCGGTCGATGTCCTCGGGGACGCTGTAGACCCGCTTCTCCAAGGCCGGCTTCTCCCGGCACAGCCACTCGCAGACCAAGGCCTGATTGGCGAAACTCATGTCCATGACGCTGGCCGGGTGCCCCTCGGCGGCAGCCAGGTTGACCAGGCGTCCCTCGGCGATGACGTAGATCCGCTTCCGCTCCCCGGGCGCCCGGATGATGAACTCCTCGACGTTCTCACGGGCCGTCCGCCGTTCGACGGTCATCGCCTCGAGGCCGGGCAGGTCGAGCTCGACGTTGAAATGCCCGGCGTTGCAGAGGATCGCCCCGTCCTTCATCTTCTCGATGTGGCGGCGATCGATGACCTTGATATCGCCCGTGACGGTGATGAACAGGTCGCCCAGGGGCGCGGCCTGCTCCATGTCGACCACGGTGAAACCGTCCATGGCCGCTTCCAGAGCTCGGATGGGGTCGATCTCGACGACGTAAACGCGGGCGCCGAGCCCCTTGGCCCGAGCGGCCACGCCCTTCCCGCACCAGCCGTAGCCGGCGACGACGACGGCGCTC
This genomic window from Bacillota bacterium contains:
- a CDS encoding MFS transporter; translation: MSSDQAVETGPRVGSPFAVFKHYNYRLYWSGQLVSHVGTWMQTAAQAWLVLQLTESPFLLSLVTAAQTLPMLLLSLPAGAVADRQAKRHILVVTQTTMAVQALLLAFLVWSGYVRYWHILILATILGVARTYDVPTRQAFVIEMVGREDLMSALAMNATIVNGARIFGPALAGLVMAGWGAGWAFFVNGVSFLAIIYALVAMRLPPHQAEAKTRRSVWKDSIDGLAYVTSETRVLLTLLLLGFIGTFVQNYDLLVPVLARNALGQTAAGYGFMMSAMGVGAVTASFALASSGRRKPGLRDLLVTAGLLSALMASVSLVGHYWLALVGMLLIGVLNMSCMVWTNTSVQLAVPDHLRGRVMAIYSLLHTGVTPVGSVFLGAMMSHFGPRAGWVSAGGMGLLSVALVTTLAALAGLLRRKADVEARA
- a CDS encoding penicillin-binding protein 2, which codes for MEQSWGRHQSREIRILGVISVCLCLLLVQVARWQILRGRWLAQQAMTQRAQGFPLEVARGEIYDRNGMPLTGTARRFSAVAFPTLVTDKAGTASAVGRLLGLDRMKVLEQLTGSGTPVVLASGLTSAKLDEVRQAELPGLIGVEEKVRYGPGSLAHHLVGYINNPVENIGQDGLEREFDRYLRGGRPEAVAAFVDANRRPIAGLGLRVQSSSDGGDGSGGREHSLTTTIDARIQRIVEEAMDEGVPRGAVVVADPKNGDILAIASRPDFDPNRVASYLDAANSPLVNRAVKGYPAGSIFKIVTAAAALEAGVVRPGDIFDDPGYIDRQGHRYHCYKEGGHGRLTFTEAMAYSCNPVFIEVGERVGTARLVDLARKLGFGSTLGLPLGQESSGNLPVEQAANDPNLSIGQGALLVTPVQVAQMLTAVASGGVMAQLRLIKEVDDGAGVPTERGPGVRLTQVFSWLTAARLRSMLRDVVAYGTGKSAEPVGIAVAGKTGSAEITKPGAGGEDVAHAWFAGYAPAQSPRLVVVIFVEEGMAGGTAAAPVFRRIVERALPLLESR
- the sigK gene encoding RNA polymerase sporulation sigma factor SigK; translation: MLSVLAALGATILQAFLLMTGHISGSNTFPQPLSEADEAKYLKRLAGGDQTARDVLVERNLRLVAHVVKKFDNTGEDIDDLISIGTIGLIKGIKTFNPEKGTRLATYAARCIENEILMYLRSAKRVRAEVSLYDPIGVDREGNEITLLDVLGADNPDVVPDQVEGKFEEARLREKLGSLEGKEREVLQLRYGLGSTRERKTQREIAWLLGISRSYVSRIEKRALERILGLLTQ
- a CDS encoding NUDIX hydrolase, translating into MAIRNHERRLLAGAIVSSQSGEILMVRLRGVGPGVVPGWTLPCVEAEEWETAAQAAARAARRRAGLVAIPEVLAFAIEWREDGTNGGPVGPAVFMLFVFQAETDGPILDHRRDPEVLEIRWASPEEAAGLITAPALKNAVECWLFTGATAYHQVLAHEARGRQPGGRLA
- a CDS encoding DUF1847 domain-containing protein; this encodes MSESPKKARCAVCTVHVCREEAPEKIPGNCPSVQSPEVMRAARAAYDDQTMGRIARAAALTESAGYMKWTRVEEIMEFSKRMGYARLGIAFCIGLSDEARALHKVFEDNGFEAVSVICKTGGRPKEDLGLADADKVRPGGFEAMCNPAAQAMLLNAEETELNVLVGLCVGHDSTFIKFSEAPVTVAVVKDRVLAHNPAAVLNCRYYRQRLKEHHR
- a CDS encoding MFS transporter; this encodes MTSPLIALRHRNFRLFWFGQMVSLIGTWMQSTGQAWLVLVLTDSPFLLGLITALQWAPVLIFTLLAGALADRFPKRNLLVATQASLMVLAFVLSALTLTNHVRYWHVAILATLLGVVNAFDGPTRQAFVVEMVGKDDLMNAIALNSTVFNIARIIGPAAAGLVTKEFGPGWAFFANGASFIAVIAALLAMDTEGRRRVEVPHRGIVEDVREGIAYIARTPVVLTIILLLGLISTFTLNFNIWVPLLARQVLHGDAGLYGFLMSAMGAGALVGAVALAFVSGRGPQRRLLAAGAILVSASELALTVVRHNFVAAAVLALAGWSMLIYTANSNITVQVTVPDHLRGRVMSVYFLVFAGVTPFGAIFAGSIAQRFGTPTSLAAGGVVGLLSTAVVGLWWRRTGLKPPDRPREHRPRSAPECP
- a CDS encoding prepilin peptidase — protein: MGVLVFILGLVVGSFLNVLAYRLPRGESVVLPPSHCPACGERLRPWDLVPVISYLTLGGRCRYCRAPISARYPLVELATGALFTLVFVVRGPTPGLAAGLVIVSLMLAVAAVDLEHQRIPNQLTFTGVGIGLVLGLFGLVGQAGAGLPGLWASLLGAIVGGGFLLVIGLVSHGGMGGGDVKLGAAIGALLGWLPGLFGILLGFVIGAVIGLALIVTRVRGRRDAIPFGPFLALGTIISFLWGRVIIQAYTGLWLR
- a CDS encoding YqeG family HAD IIIA-type phosphatase, which produces MSSKLRPGQLAPTIYDVNYELLWGNGIRGLVFDLDNTIVPWREAQPDERLVGFFAGLKARGFKLCIVSNALPARCARFADALGVPALPDCGKPRRGGFLRALRAMGTGPAETAVIGDQIFTDVLGANRVGLYTILVTPLSRKEFVWTRCVRMIERATLAAMRLKRPD
- a CDS encoding M20 family metallopeptidase — encoded protein: MGDDLKTRVGRTIDELGSALIETSDAIYRQPELGLQEVRAAARLSRLLEEHGLAVERGIGGLETSFLARKDGRRPGPKVAILAEYDALPEIGHGCGHNLIGTAAVGAGVAVASVIGELPGAVMVVGCPAEEGAVDNAGGKVVLVDKGFFIDVDAAMMVHPANRTAVEGTSTSREAMEISFRGRAAHAAGAPHEGINALEAAILTFNGINALRQHLKDDVRIHGVLTKGGVAPNIVPDYSEIRLYVRANDPAYLTQTVEKVKNCARGAAMATGASVAFRKTANTYEGMRTNLALAGALQANLEALGRKVEKPDRPGSGSTDMGNVSQVVPAVHAYLGICGKAIVGHSREFAEATLTDEAHRALIDGAKALAMTVVDLLNDPALMKRVKDEFATGRSVAGGR
- the ahcY gene encoding adenosylhomocysteinase — its product is MFADTVKLTDKGKDRIDWAKASMPVLTSIAERWTREKPLAGRRIGACLHVTTETANLAIALKAGGAGVALCASNPLSTQDDVVVALNEIHGIPTYAKRGEGSESYYKNIETVLWTKPEITMDDGADLVATLHTKHTELIPGIIAGTEETTTGVIRLRAMARDGALGYPIVAVNEAMTKHMFDNRYGTGQSTFDGIMRSTNRLIAGSAVVVAGYGWCGKGVAARAKGLGARVYVVEIDPIRALEAAMDGFTVVDMEQAAPLGDLFITVTGDIKVIDRRHIEKMKDGAILCNAGHFNVELDLPGLEAMTVERRTARENVEEFIIRAPGERKRIYVIAEGRLVNLAAAEGHPASVMDMSFANQALVCEWLCREKPALEKRVYSVPEDIDRLVAKLKLESMGMAIEKLTPEQEHYLTSWEVGTR